From the Aspergillus puulaauensis MK2 DNA, chromosome 1, nearly complete sequence genome, the window GGAGTGCGTCAGACGGAGGTGCAGCCGATGACCAGTCCTCCAATGTATTCAGCGTGCCCATCATCCCCGCGACATGATCCGGAGTATACGCCTGAATCTCCTGCAAGAGGGCCAAAGCAACGTTGCAAACTCGCTGCACATCACTAGCTGCCAGCCCGGAGGCAGAATGCGTGAGAGGGACTCCGAGTGAAGGGAGTATCTGCGCATCCAAGGAACAACTGATCTTAACCAGCGCATTTCCAATGTACGTTGACGGCAAACCAAGCAGGCTGCGAATATTGAACAAGACGTGGAATCTCGACCCATACAACTCCCCGAGCCCTGAAGCCCTTCGTGCACGGTGACTGCAGATTCCAAACATCGCGCCCATGATCATGCTTGTGGAAAGAcgaatcttcttccccttggtCAGCGCATGTTCCTGCAGTATCATCTGGCACGCCTGTTGAATCTGTCGGACCCGATCCGCCCGCAACACGCACTGACGGTTGACAGGTATATTCCGGAACTCCGTCGTGTTGGAAAGTGGGCGGTATGAGGGCTTTGGCTCCCAGCGAAGGGACTGGGGCTCTGAGGATACCCCAAGCTCAGCGAGGTGTGTGCGCATgtcttcctgctctgcagCACTTGTCGCAAGATCTTTCTCGGGGGTATCAGGGTCGCAGCACAGCTGGGCAAGGACTTTCATTACTATTGTGAGACTCATACCATCCATGGCCCTGTGGTAGAAGGAGTGGACGAGATAGAGCATATCACCCACGACGTTGGCTTTAAGACGCATGACGGGGCATGGATCGGACGGCTGCAAGTGTCCTACGCTGGGCATCAACTCGGGGTTGAGATCGCCGTCAATGAGGAGGGGCGTAGGCTGTGCATGCTCCTGAAGCTGGTAGAATGGGATTTTATCGTCGGTTGCACTGTAGACTCCAAATGTATTGACTCTGCCATCAGGGTCTGCATATGGCGCAACAGAGGCTCCCAGAAACGGCAGATGGGACGCCAGGCGGGTCGTGGCGACTTGCAGCCTACTCAGGGCTGCATCTTTGTCTTTGCCTTTCAGGTCGAAGGTCGATACAGGACTGCGATATGACGGGGCGAGCAAATGGTCCAGAGGCGTGAGGGAGTGGGAGGAAATCTGCAGAGACATCGCGATGCTGACAGAGCATACAAACAAAGGATTCAAACTACTGAATAAGTACTCCCTGATAATGAGCTGGCCTTGAATGTCAAGTGTCCAGACTAATATAATCGCGCTCACATAGACCACCCATCCACGCGGCTTTCCTCCAGGACTGTGGTAGATTCAATTATTGGCAGGGGCTCAATAGTATGTGACTACAATCTGTGACGGTCACCACCATCTCTTCAGGAACTGTCGAAAGGAGAGAATGTGCTTTGGATATCGCTTTGCGTGTGACGAGTCATCAGCGCCCTCTCCGGGGACTCTGCGACAATGGCTATTCTTAGGGCCATGGGACCCAGTGCACATCACTAGTCCTCGATATTCACGGGGCACAATGATCTACTCAATGTACTGAgtctaaaataaaatacgAGTCATTCGCTACTTGTGTGTTACGAGATCTAATGTACTGCGAGTTGCCACTTTGACCAATCTGATATATCAGTCATATCTGATGCTGCACCCTTAATATTATACAAAGCGAGTCAGCCGCCATGTGCAGCCCAAGGGCGACAATGTGCGGATTGGGCTGCGTCGTATTAAACGGAGTCAGCCACGGCGATTGCCTGTTGATGATTCCATCGTCCCCATAACCCGATATATCAGGACTATGCAGACTCCAGATGTTCGGCCCTTCCGTCCTCCTTCCTGCCTACCAAGTCCTTACCAGGGGCGTCCATTTGCATATCATCTTTGCTGGCATATGCAACCTTGTACATGGTATACCAAGGCCTCTCAAACAACTTGTCAAGGGCCTCGAGAGATCTGCCGGTGGTATCCTGTTGAGTTTGTTAGCATGGCCTTGAGCAAAAAGTGTACATTAATGTATCTTACTGGCATAGCGACGCAAACATAAACCAGCCCTACTAGACAAATAATTCCAAAGAACAGGAACGCGCCCCA encodes:
- a CDS encoding uncharacterized protein (COG:S;~EggNog:ENOG410PY96;~InterPro:IPR023213), producing MSLQISSHSLTPLDHLLAPSYRSPVSTFDLKGKDKDAALSRLQVATTRLASHLPFLGASVAPYADPDGRVNTFGVYSATDDKIPFYQLQEHAQPTPLLIDGDLNPELMPSVGHLQPSDPCPVMRLKANVVGDMLYLVHSFYHRAMDGMSLTIVMKVLAQLCCDPDTPEKDLATSAAEQEDMRTHLAELGVSSEPQSLRWEPKPSYRPLSNTTEFRNIPVNRQCVLRADRVRQIQQACQMILQEHALTKGKKIRLSTSMIMGAMFGICSHRARRASGLGELYGSRFHVLFNIRSLLGLPSTYIGNALVKISCSLDAQILPSLGVPLTHSASGLAASDVQRVCNVALALLQEIQAYTPDHVAGMMGTLNTLEDWSSAAPPSDALRFSDMRKMEAYYDFGPLGEVQDVAIAGNKIAGVGWMLPTKPLRPGSKGPAHYELTIALERAAIEELEKDQLFQWVAGTGPSKSKL